In the Nitrosopumilus cobalaminigenes genome, TAGAATATCTAATTCATTCCTCAGAGTTGGCATTAGAGACAGGATTATTCCCACACACAAACGCAGGAAATCTAAATTATGACGAGATGAAGGAATTAAAAAAAACCAATGTATCAATGGGAGTGATGCTTGAAAATGTTAGTGAAAGACTAACTGAAAAAGGAATGCCACATCATTTAGCAGCAAGTAAGAGACCAAAAGCAAGATTAGAAATTTTAGAAAACTCTGGGAAACTTGGAATTCCAATGACCACAGGCATTCTTGTAGGAATTGGAGAAACAATGGAGGAAATTATTGATTCATTATTAGCAATTAAACAACTAAACGACAAACATGGAAATATTCAGGAAGTAATTTTGCAAAACTTTCAACCAAAACCAGATACAAAGATGAAAGATGAGCCATCTGCAGATGAAAAATATTTCAAACTAGTTGTCGCATTATCTAGAATCATCATGCCACAAATGAATATTCAAATCCCTCCAAACCTATCACCAAAATCATATCAGAGTTTCTTAACTGTAGGAATTAATGACTGGGGAGGAATCTCCCCGTTAACACCTGATTTTGTAAATCCAGAATTTGCTTGGCCAGAAATTAAAAAAGTTGATGAATATTCCAAAAATGCAGGCTATGATTTAAAATGTAGATTCCCAGTATACCCAGAATACTTTTCTTTTATTAGCAAAGAGTTAAGAGATAAGATATCAATCATTGAAGATGAGGAAGGATTCGTAAAAGAGGAATATTGGAGATGACAATCAACATAGATTCACTTTTCAAAAATGCCGATCCTGTAGTAGCAAATATTCTCAATAACGCATTATCTGAAAAAGAGATATCATCTGAGGAAGGATTAGAATTATTCAAAGTCAACGGAATTGATTTCCACCTAGTAGGTCTAGTTGCAGACGAACTAAGAAGAAGAAGGGTAGGAGACACAGTATCATATGTAGTTAATAGAAATATCAATTTCACAAATGTCTGCATCAAACAATGTGGTTTTTGTGCATTTAGTAGAGACTTTAGAGAAGAAGAAGGATATTTCCTACCTAATGAAGAGATTGTACGCAGAGCAAAAGAGGCGCATCAGTTAGGAGCAACTGAAGTCTGCATTCAAGCAGGACTCCCACCAGACATGGAAGGAGATTTGTATGAGAAAATTTGCAGTGACATCAAAAAAGAGATTCCAGATATTCACATTCATGGATTTTCCCCTGAAGAAATTCTATATGGTGCCACTCGCTCCAATGTTTCAATTCCAGAATTTTTGAAAAGAATGAAAGAAGCAGGAGTCGATACACTTCCAGGAACATCAGCTGAGATTCTAGATCAAAAATTAAGAGACAAGATTTCGCCAGGAAGGATTAGCGTAGAGGATTGGGAGACAGTTATCAAAAGTGCCCACAAAATGGGAATCAATACAACCTCAACTATGATGTTTGGACATTTAGAAACACTGGAAGATAGAGTAAAACACATTGCAAGACTAAGGGAAATTCAGAAAGAAACAGGAGGATTTACAGAATTTGTTCCGTTGAACTTCATCCATACTGAAGCACCAATGTACAAACATGAACTACATGAAGGAATAAGACAAGGTGGAAGTGGAAATGATGTTTTACTTACCCACGCAGTCTCTAGAATAATGCTGAACAATTCCATAGATAATTTACAAATGTCATGGGTTAAGGAAGGGCAAAAAATGTCACAGCTTTTGCTAATGTGGGGTGCAAATGACTTTGGAGGAACTCTAATCAACGAAAGCATCTCAACTTCTGCGGGTTCAGAATACGGTCAATTACTAAAGCCTAAAGAAATTAGAAGAATGGTAAAAGAAATCGGAAGGGTACCAGCTGAGAGAAACACACACTATGAAATTCTAAAAAGATTTGATGGCGATGAAGAAGTCGAAGACAAGCTTGATACAGTTACAAATTCACAGTTTGGATCATATGTAGAATTGATAAAAATAAACAAATTCAATTATACAAATCCTAGGAAACAATAATTTGTCAGCCTTAGAAAAGGCACTCAGTCATTCAAAGAAAATAGGAATAGATGAATGCGATATTGTTAATGTAAAGAAAAAAATCACAACTGTAAGAATAACAGATTCAGAAATTGCAGAAATTAAACAGAATTTTGATGAGAGTTTTGGAATTAGATTAATTCAAAATAAAAAAATCACATCATTGGAAACAACAAACGAAGAAGAGATAGAGCAAACAATCGATAATGCGGCAAAGGCATTGATGAATCTTAAACCAAGAGAGTTTTGGGGAGGATTGCCACACAAAGTAGAACAAAAAACTCTAGAAGGCACGTTTGATGAGAAGCTAGATCAGATTTCAGGCTCCAAGAGTATGGATATCGCACAAAGTATGATTAATTCAGCCAATAATGAAAAAATCAATACGATTACAGGATCGCTAAATATTGTATCAGAGAATTTTGAGTTGGTGAATTCAAATGGATTAAATTTCAATGATAAAGCCACATACATTTCAGGAATAATTAATGCAGAATCCGAACTAGGAGAAATCTCCGTATCAGGAATAGGACATGCAAGTGGACGAACATTGGCAAACTTTTCTTCAGAACAAATAGGAATTGACGCTAAAACAATGTGTGTAGAATCAATAAACCCACAAAAAATAGATTCAGATACATATTCTATAATTTTTGAACCATATTCAGTTGGAGAATTATTGGCATTTGTAGTTGCTGCAAATTTCAATTTTAAAACATTTAGAGAAAAGAAAAGTTGCTTTTCAAATAATTTTGAAAAAAAGATTGCAGTAAATGAATTTAGTTTGGTTGATGACCCACATACTCCAGAAGGAATTGGAACAAAGTCAATAGATGACGAAGGAATTGAAACTAGGAAAAAGAGTCTAATAGAGAAAGGCGTTTTCAAAAATACGTATTCTAATCTCTTTGATAGTTACAAAGAAAGTGCAGAGTCAACAGGCAATGCATCACGACCAGGTTCACCAATGGGAAGAAGTGCAGAACCAATTCCAATGTCAGCCCCACACAATCTCAAAGTTATTCCAGGAGACCAATCTCAAGACGAGATGATAAAAAATACAAAACACGGAATATTGGTGGGGAGATTATGGTATACGTATGCGGTAAATCCAATCAGAGGGGATTTTTCATGTACTGCAAGAAGTGGGATTAGAATTATCAAAAACGGAGAGATAATTGGTCCAGGCAAATCAGTTAGAATAATTCATAACTTGCCAACAATGATGAAAAATATTTCAGCCATTGGAAATAATCAAAGAAACGTCATCCAGTGGGCATCTCTGCCATCAATTACACCATCAATAAAGGCAGAAAATATTGCAGTAAATTCCATCTAAACCTGGAATTCAGGCACAAATTACTTGAAAAACGTGACTATCAAGTATGAAACATAGCCTATCGTCAGAGCAATGCCCATGGCTCTGCCAATAATTCCAGTTTTCATCGCAATCAATAAGGATAGACTGAAAACAATCATGATTGCATAATCTACATAGACATCAGCACCAACCATCACTCCACCTAGCGCCGCACCAACTCCCATGATCATCAAAATATTGTAAATGTTACTTCCAATAATATTTCCAACTCCAATATCTGCATGGCCTTTTCTAATTGCAATAATTGATGTAATTAATTCTGGAAGGGAGGTTCCAATTGCAATTACAGTTAAGCCAATTATTTTTTCTGACAATCCAAACTCTTTTGCTAAAACTACTGCATTGTCAACTGTAAGTATTGCACCAACATACAACAAAACAATACCAATTCCAATTAGTCCTGCAGATTTTAGATAGAGATTATTATTCCCTTGTTCAATTTCTACATTATTTTCTTTCTTGTTTTTGGCTCTTTGTTTCATTGCGTCCCTTAATGTATAATATGCAAATACACCCAAACCAGCAAGTAGTATTATGCCATCATATTGAGAAATTTCTCCATCAAGAGATAACAAAACCAGTAAAAATGAAACGCCAAGCATAATTGGAATGTCTTTTCGTAATGTAGACTTGCTTACTGCAAGTGGAACCATAATTGCTGCAACGCCAATAACCATTCCAACATTTGCAATGTTGCTTCCAATAATATTTCCAAGAATTATTGCACTATGCTCTCCAGCTGCTGCAACACTTGCTGCAAGTTCAGGAGTTGATGTACCATATGCTACAATAGTCATTCCAATTACCAAGTTACTGATACGAAACTTTCTTGCAATTGCCACACCGCCGCTAACTAGCCAGTTACCACCAAAACACAACATAACTAATCCAACTACAGTCAATACAGCACTTATTGCAATTTCCACAAATTGAATTTGGATTTTGGTTGTTTAAATCAGGTGATATACTATAATTTCACAATTCAAACAATTCAAGCTAATTTTGAAAATATCCGATCTAGGCACGATCAGGTGTAAAAAAATCAGCTGAGAAGATCAACAAATCTCATGTCAAACACTAATAAGGTAATGTACCGTACTATACGGTATGATGCGAGCAAGACTAACATACGTACCACTAGAAGTGGCAGACCAATTCGATGATTTTATCATCCACAGAGATGAGCAAGTTCTCGATGCAGTAAAAGCAAGAACAAAAGATTACAGCACGTTATCTTTATTGAAATTACTATACCAATTGAGAGGCAACCCTATGACATTCTCTGATTTGTATTCAAAGTCAAAGATTAGAATGAAAAAATCATTTCTAAACTATTTGCACTTGTGTGTGGATTACAAATTCATAGAAAAAGAAGCAAAGGGTTCAAACGTGATCTATACAATTACAGACAAGGGAAGAGTAATGCTGAATCTATTCATGCAAAAAAACGACTACATATGTTGATTTGATCAAAGAGATTTTGTTGTTAAAAGATGACAGTGTGATTTGTGATGAATCACATTTATGATATCATCAAACAAAGTAATTTCTTCCATAGATAATTTTGGATAATCCACAATTAACAAGTCAATCTTGTTATCTTTTACATAATCAATTACCCAATGTGAGATATTGTCAGTTAATGCCAATTTTGTTTTAATTGGAACTCCTTGTTTTTGGGCAAGATTCTTCCAAGTCTCCAATTCTGCTTTGAGTTTGGCCGTCTGATTTTGGGTAGTTTTTTTATCAGACTTTGTTTCAAAGAAATAAAATTTTGGGGGTGTCTTATACATACATTCTATAACAGTTAATTCAGAGTCAAATTTCTTAGCCATCTCAAGACCAAGGTCAAAAGAAGTCTTGGTATGTCTAGGAGTGATAATTGCGACAGCAACTTTACGAAAGGGCATTTACTTCATCATATCATAGTAAATTACACTATTTAGATGAATCTGAAAAAGAAAAAGAGGAATTTTAAATTATTATTGAAATAGAGGGTCAAAATGGCTCTAAGCCTTGTTTTTTTCTCCATTCTTTTTCAAAATTTTCTTTACATGAAACATGACATCTTTTGTTATCAAATTCTGTCAGCCCTTCAGACAAATGCATTTCTTTTTTACAAATAGAGCAAATCATCAGGAATGTTTATTTTAAAAAATATTTAAAAAAACTAGTACATCTATCGAACAAATATCCAATATTTCAAAAAATCATAAATTAAACAAAAGTAATTAATCAGAACAAATCGACGTAAGCAGTGCAAAAAGAATTTCCCGAAGCTGAAGTCTTTGAAATTAAAAAGACAGAATTAAAGAGTCCGATAATATTTGCAGGATTTGTAGGAGCAGGATTGGTCGGACCAGTTTCAATCAATCATATTATTTCAGAATTAGAGATGGGAGAAATTGCAGTCATGAGATCAAAATATCTTCCACCGTCAACTGTTTTCATGAGAGGCAGATTACGACATCCTTTCCGATTTTATGCAAACAAGGAAGGAACAGTTTGCGCAATTATTTGTGAGATAACATTGAGAATGGAGGGACTGTACTCATTGGTATCTTCCATTTTAGACTGGGCAGCACAAAAGGGCTCTAAAGAAATTGTGATTTTAGATGGAGTTGCAAGTACTGAACATGATGACAAAGCATACTGTGCAGCTGAAGAAGACCTAGTTAGAACAATGGCGGACAAAGACATCAGCATGATTCCCCAGGGATTCATCACAGGTATTCCTGGAGGCATACTAAATGAATGCCTGGTTAGAGAAATTCAAGGATTAACACTGTTGGCCAAAGCAAACAAAGAAGCTCCAGATTCGGCAGCTGCTGCCACATTGATTGAGGCATTAAATCGATTTTATGACATGAAGATAGACACAACTGAACTCAAAAAAGAAAGTGATAGGATTCATTCGGAATTCAGTGAATTATCTCAGAAATATGCAGAGCATAGAGAAGAGATAACTGGCATGTACATGTGATCGAAAAACAGGGCAAATTCTTTTATTCACATCAGATGAGCAACAAACTATGGCCTTAACCTACAAAAAAGCAGGTGTAGACATTTCTAAAATTAAACAAAGTCAAAAAGCAATTGGAAAATTAATTTCATCAACTCACAAGCTGCAAAAGAAAGCCAAGATGACACATGGATTTGGTCATTATGCAGGAATTGTAGAAATCCCAGGAGGAAAACTTTTAGCTACACACACTGATGGTGTTGGAACCAAAGTTGTGATTGCAAATATGATGAAAAAATACAACACAATAGGAATTGATTGTGTTGCAATGAATGTTAATGATATAATCTGTATTGGTGCAACACCAATTTCATTTGTAGATTACATTGCTGCAAACAAAAATGATGTGTTGATTTTCAAAAAAATTGTGGAAGGTTTGGTAACAGGTGCAAAAAAATCAGCAATGCCAATTGTTGGCGGGGAAACTGCCATCATGCCAGATGTAATTGAAGGTAAAGGATTTGCATTTGATTTGGCAGGAATGGTTGTAGGGATGTTAGAGAAAAAAGAAATGGTTTTAGGAAATAAAATCAAAGCAGGTGATATAATCATTGGAGTAAACAGTTCAGGAATCCATTCAAACGGATATTCTCTTGCAAGAAAGGCATTATTAACAAAATATTCTGTCAAAGACAAAGTCAAAGGTGTAGGAGTAATAGGCGACGCATTACTCAAACCAACTGAAATTTATACAAAACCAGTTCTAGAGATTAATCAAAAATGTAAGATCAACGGATTTGCCCACATTACAGGGGGAGCATTTACCAAATTATTACGCCTGAAAAACATAGGATACGATATTGATTCACTTCCAAAAATCCCACCAATCATGGGACTAGTAGAGGAACAAGGAGTAAAGCCTGAAGAAATGTACAAGACGTTTAACATGGGTGTAGGATTCTGCGTGGTTGCACCTAAAGATCAAGCAACAAGAATCAAATCAATTTTCAAAAAGCACAAGATCTCAAGTCAGGAAATAGGACAGATCATTTCCAAGAAAGGAGTTTTTGTAAATTCTACAAAAATTGCTTAAATTAACAATAGCAAAATTATTTTCGACTCGATATCACCTTATATGACAGAATTTTTAGGAGTAAACAGGAAAAGATGGCAGCAGAAGCACATTTCATTGAAACAATCATAGGAGTAGGCATTCTTCTATTTGCAGCAAAGCTGATGGCAGAGCTTTTCCTTAGATTAAAACTTCCAATTGTTTTAGGAGAATTATTAGCTGGAATGATTGTAGGTCCATTTGCATTAGGACAATTTTTCATACTAGATGGGAAACAGCTTTTACACATTAACGATGAAATTAAAATTTTAGGAGAGATGGGTGCAATTGTCATTTTGTTTATGGCAGGGTTAGAAATGACACCAAAGGAATTTCTCAGAGGAGGTAAAGCGTCATTTACTGTTGGAGCGTTAGGAGTAATAGTTCCATTCTTTGCAGGTCTTGTAGTATTCCAAATGTTTGGATTTGATGCATTACAATCGATGTTAATTGCGACAGCACTTACTGCAACAAGTATTGCAATTTCAATTCAAGTGTTAAGTGAATTTGGTAAAATCAAAACACCAGAAGCTAGACTCATCATTGGAGCAGCAGTGGTAGATGATATTTTAGCAATTGCAGTATTATCAGTCGTATCATCAATTGCAGGTTCAGATGGAGGGGTTGACAATATCGACATTACAGAAGTCACAATCACAATTTTGAAAGTATTAGGATTCTTTGCAATAATGCTAGTTGTTGCAGTAGTGGTAATTCCAAAAATCATTACACCAAGACTATGGAAGGCAAAGGGAAGTGTGGAAGGAATAGCGACTGCGTCGTTCTTTGGCGCGGCAGCACTAGCAGGCTTAATTGGACTATCACCGATTGTAGGAGCGTTTGCGGTAGGAATGGCATTATCAACTACCAAAGTATTTGAAAAAATTGAAAACTATATTGGAAAAATAGGATTAATTTTTGCACCATTGTTCTTTGCAATCATAGGTGCACAAGTAGACCTAAGAGCAGTTAACTTTGAAATATTAATGATAAGTGCCGTAGTTATCTTAGTTGCAGTTGTAACAAAATTAGGCGGTTGTGGATTACCAGCAATGTTCTTTTTGAAAAGTAAGGCACAAGGAATGAGAGTAGGTATTGGAATGAT is a window encoding:
- the cofG gene encoding 7,8-didemethyl-8-hydroxy-5-deazariboflavin synthase subunit CofG codes for the protein MNNLVFDSESLNNILENKEVSRQEVTEIYQKAMNNPNDLFSVSQNLRKKFKKDSVTFSKKAFFNIVNLCKDTCSYCTYKSEPGEAKLSLMSKQQISELLQLAKKYRCTEALFVTGEAPEQKYQEARDWLKENGFKSTVEYLIHSSELALETGLFPHTNAGNLNYDEMKELKKTNVSMGVMLENVSERLTEKGMPHHLAASKRPKARLEILENSGKLGIPMTTGILVGIGETMEEIIDSLLAIKQLNDKHGNIQEVILQNFQPKPDTKMKDEPSADEKYFKLVVALSRIIMPQMNIQIPPNLSPKSYQSFLTVGINDWGGISPLTPDFVNPEFAWPEIKKVDEYSKNAGYDLKCRFPVYPEYFSFISKELRDKISIIEDEEGFVKEEYWR
- the cofH gene encoding 5-amino-6-(D-ribitylamino)uracil--L-tyrosine 4-hydroxyphenyl transferase CofH; this encodes MTINIDSLFKNADPVVANILNNALSEKEISSEEGLELFKVNGIDFHLVGLVADELRRRRVGDTVSYVVNRNINFTNVCIKQCGFCAFSRDFREEEGYFLPNEEIVRRAKEAHQLGATEVCIQAGLPPDMEGDLYEKICSDIKKEIPDIHIHGFSPEEILYGATRSNVSIPEFLKRMKEAGVDTLPGTSAEILDQKLRDKISPGRISVEDWETVIKSAHKMGINTTSTMMFGHLETLEDRVKHIARLREIQKETGGFTEFVPLNFIHTEAPMYKHELHEGIRQGGSGNDVLLTHAVSRIMLNNSIDNLQMSWVKEGQKMSQLLLMWGANDFGGTLINESISTSAGSEYGQLLKPKEIRRMVKEIGRVPAERNTHYEILKRFDGDEEVEDKLDTVTNSQFGSYVELIKINKFNYTNPRKQ
- a CDS encoding TldD/PmbA family protein, translated to MSALEKALSHSKKIGIDECDIVNVKKKITTVRITDSEIAEIKQNFDESFGIRLIQNKKITSLETTNEEEIEQTIDNAAKALMNLKPREFWGGLPHKVEQKTLEGTFDEKLDQISGSKSMDIAQSMINSANNEKINTITGSLNIVSENFELVNSNGLNFNDKATYISGIINAESELGEISVSGIGHASGRTLANFSSEQIGIDAKTMCVESINPQKIDSDTYSIIFEPYSVGELLAFVVAANFNFKTFREKKSCFSNNFEKKIAVNEFSLVDDPHTPEGIGTKSIDDEGIETRKKSLIEKGVFKNTYSNLFDSYKESAESTGNASRPGSPMGRSAEPIPMSAPHNLKVIPGDQSQDEMIKNTKHGILVGRLWYTYAVNPIRGDFSCTARSGIRIIKNGEIIGPGKSVRIIHNLPTMMKNISAIGNNQRNVIQWASLPSITPSIKAENIAVNSI
- a CDS encoding calcium/sodium antiporter, coding for MEIAISAVLTVVGLVMLCFGGNWLVSGGVAIARKFRISNLVIGMTIVAYGTSTPELAASVAAAGEHSAIILGNIIGSNIANVGMVIGVAAIMVPLAVSKSTLRKDIPIMLGVSFLLVLLSLDGEISQYDGIILLAGLGVFAYYTLRDAMKQRAKNKKENNVEIEQGNNNLYLKSAGLIGIGIVLLYVGAILTVDNAVVLAKEFGLSEKIIGLTVIAIGTSLPELITSIIAIRKGHADIGVGNIIGSNIYNILMIMGVGAALGGVMVGADVYVDYAIMIVFSLSLLIAMKTGIIGRAMGIALTIGYVSYLIVTFFK
- a CDS encoding universal stress protein, whose translation is MPFRKVAVAIITPRHTKTSFDLGLEMAKKFDSELTVIECMYKTPPKFYFFETKSDKKTTQNQTAKLKAELETWKNLAQKQGVPIKTKLALTDNISHWVIDYVKDNKIDLLIVDYPKLSMEEITLFDDIINVIHHKSHCHLLTTKSL
- a CDS encoding proteasome assembly chaperone family protein, with protein sequence MQKEFPEAEVFEIKKTELKSPIIFAGFVGAGLVGPVSINHIISELEMGEIAVMRSKYLPPSTVFMRGRLRHPFRFYANKEGTVCAIICEITLRMEGLYSLVSSILDWAAQKGSKEIVILDGVASTEHDDKAYCAAEEDLVRTMADKDISMIPQGFITGIPGGILNECLVREIQGLTLLAKANKEAPDSAAAATLIEALNRFYDMKIDTTELKKESDRIHSEFSELSQKYAEHREEITGMYM
- the purM gene encoding phosphoribosylformylglycinamidine cyclo-ligase; amino-acid sequence: MALTYKKAGVDISKIKQSQKAIGKLISSTHKLQKKAKMTHGFGHYAGIVEIPGGKLLATHTDGVGTKVVIANMMKKYNTIGIDCVAMNVNDIICIGATPISFVDYIAANKNDVLIFKKIVEGLVTGAKKSAMPIVGGETAIMPDVIEGKGFAFDLAGMVVGMLEKKEMVLGNKIKAGDIIIGVNSSGIHSNGYSLARKALLTKYSVKDKVKGVGVIGDALLKPTEIYTKPVLEINQKCKINGFAHITGGAFTKLLRLKNIGYDIDSLPKIPPIMGLVEEQGVKPEEMYKTFNMGVGFCVVAPKDQATRIKSIFKKHKISSQEIGQIISKKGVFVNSTKIA
- a CDS encoding cation:proton antiporter produces the protein MAAEAHFIETIIGVGILLFAAKLMAELFLRLKLPIVLGELLAGMIVGPFALGQFFILDGKQLLHINDEIKILGEMGAIVILFMAGLEMTPKEFLRGGKASFTVGALGVIVPFFAGLVVFQMFGFDALQSMLIATALTATSIAISIQVLSEFGKIKTPEARLIIGAAVVDDILAIAVLSVVSSIAGSDGGVDNIDITEVTITILKVLGFFAIMLVVAVVVIPKIITPRLWKAKGSVEGIATASFFGAAALAGLIGLSPIVGAFAVGMALSTTKVFEKIENYIGKIGLIFAPLFFAIIGAQVDLRAVNFEILMISAVVILVAVVTKLGGCGLPAMFFLKSKAQGMRVGIGMISRGEVGLIVAGVGVTAGILTSEVYSTIVIMVAVTTIITPIWLKMEYRKEQRKGNGDDIASGKSIEQKPE